The Halobellus sp. MBLA0158 genome has a window encoding:
- a CDS encoding DUF7500 family protein, whose protein sequence is MAPADPTDDAHPHAREDEGVVRPDELDYTASERVAELDEGRYVVATDNDETPSVDDGDEEAVEDRGSLARQQMARYVSEQDADYGFALTAAFDGEVAHHEHFSDDVATAFGELTSWYVDQIDTDASTRKALAILLLASDTQVSYPTKALASVLNRHGLSLDDSIADLVSALRGEGLQIPSDPPEE, encoded by the coding sequence ATGGCCCCGGCGGACCCCACAGACGACGCGCATCCACACGCGCGTGAAGATGAGGGTGTCGTCAGGCCCGACGAACTCGACTACACCGCCTCCGAGCGGGTCGCAGAACTCGACGAGGGGCGATACGTCGTCGCGACCGACAACGACGAGACGCCCTCGGTCGACGATGGCGACGAGGAGGCGGTCGAGGACCGGGGCAGCCTCGCCCGCCAGCAGATGGCCCGTTACGTCTCCGAACAGGACGCGGACTACGGGTTCGCCCTCACCGCGGCGTTCGACGGCGAGGTCGCTCACCACGAGCACTTCTCGGACGACGTCGCGACCGCGTTCGGCGAACTGACCTCGTGGTACGTCGACCAGATCGACACCGACGCCTCGACGCGAAAGGCGCTCGCGATCCTCCTCTTGGCGTCGGACACGCAGGTCTCCTACCCCACGAAAGCGCTGGCGTCGGTGCTCAACCGACACGGCCTCAGCCTCGACGATTCGATCGCGGACCTCGTCAGCGCGCTCCGCGGCGAGGGGCTCCAGATCCCGTCGGACCCGCCCGAGGAGTGA
- a CDS encoding archaellin/type IV pilin N-terminal domain-containing protein, translating to MFENIDTDRGQVGIGTLIVFIAMVLVAAIAAGVLVNTAGFLQATAEDAGQESVDKVTNRMDVVSTHGIVSDAGSELTVDSLNLTVRLAAGSGSVSLESSTINYVSGSTARNLVYNNETAPDGTLLNVSESQTGSARGLNSTEFTAYPLEDDNDASFPVLNSQADRYEIVINTSVVEETTGGLSTGDSVELELTSRSGGSTQVILTMPQQLAGKQNNDPVPL from the coding sequence ATGTTCGAAAACATCGACACCGACCGTGGTCAGGTCGGGATCGGAACGCTCATCGTGTTCATCGCGATGGTCCTGGTCGCCGCAATCGCGGCCGGCGTCCTGGTGAACACTGCTGGCTTCCTCCAAGCGACTGCTGAGGACGCTGGCCAAGAGAGCGTCGACAAGGTCACGAATCGTATGGACGTCGTAAGCACACACGGAATCGTTAGCGATGCCGGGAGCGAGCTAACTGTTGACAGCCTGAATCTCACGGTTCGGCTCGCTGCCGGGTCCGGGAGTGTCTCACTCGAAAGTTCCACAATAAACTACGTGAGTGGGTCCACCGCCAGAAACCTCGTCTATAATAACGAGACTGCACCGGATGGCACGCTCCTCAACGTGAGCGAGAGCCAGACAGGAAGTGCGCGAGGTCTCAATTCGACCGAATTTACCGCGTACCCGCTAGAAGACGATAACGACGCATCATTCCCGGTGTTGAACAGCCAAGCCGATCGGTACGAGATTGTCATTAATACATCTGTAGTTGAGGAAACCACCGGTGGCCTCTCCACTGGCGATTCGGTCGAACTGGAACTCACGAGCCGCTCTGGGGGTTCGACCCAGGTCATCCTCACGATGCCCCAGCAACTCGCCGGCAAGCAGAACAACGATCCGGTCCCCCTCTAG
- a CDS encoding ArsR/SmtB family transcription factor — MESDRTLSALGNEYNPDILRAADEAHSAQEFSDMLDIPIATCYRRIEELTGAGLLELHDRVLSDEHRRTNVYRREVDEIIIEFNENELNIEVTDRPEVKNKLDDVWRQISSE, encoded by the coding sequence ATGGAGTCCGATAGGACGCTGTCAGCGCTCGGGAACGAGTACAATCCCGATATCCTGCGCGCTGCCGACGAAGCCCACTCCGCCCAGGAATTCAGCGATATGCTCGATATCCCGATCGCGACCTGCTATCGTCGGATCGAGGAACTCACTGGGGCGGGACTGCTGGAACTGCACGACCGCGTTCTCTCGGACGAACACCGACGGACCAACGTCTACCGGCGGGAGGTCGACGAAATCATAATCGAGTTCAACGAGAACGAACTCAACATCGAGGTCACGGACCGACCCGAAGTGAAGAACAAGCTCGACGACGTCTGGCGGCAAATCTCCAGCGAGTAA
- the cheY gene encoding chemotaxis protein CheY, translated as MARSVLVVDDSAFMRNLLKQLLEDDHEVVGEAENGVEAVELYRELDPDVVTMDVVMPIRNGIEATSEIKSIDPNSSVIMCTSVGQEEKMREAVEAGADGYITKPFQKPNVLQAIDDVVGVEA; from the coding sequence ATGGCACGCAGCGTACTGGTGGTCGACGACTCGGCGTTTATGCGGAACCTGCTGAAGCAGTTGCTGGAAGACGACCACGAGGTCGTGGGAGAAGCCGAGAACGGCGTCGAGGCGGTCGAGCTGTATCGGGAACTCGATCCCGACGTCGTCACGATGGACGTGGTGATGCCGATCCGCAACGGGATCGAAGCCACCTCCGAGATCAAGTCGATCGACCCCAACTCATCGGTGATTATGTGTACGTCCGTCGGACAGGAAGAGAAGATGCGGGAGGCCGTCGAAGCGGGCGCTGACGGCTACATCACGAAGCCGTTCCAGAAGCCCAACGTCCTCCAGGCCATCGACGACGTGGTGGGCGTCGAAGCATGA